The Phycisphaeraceae bacterium genome has a window encoding:
- a CDS encoding AI-2E family transporter codes for MSKRGEKPSTASDKPVTPEGTPFHRLHIWQIQACRDVLFVAAVVGVFWLGYVLSAVTVPLLVALLLAYLFEPLIGWMCRRPRLAHSRLHAVITLMLTAGAVVMLIASLVLPIVVGQSIRFVNEVRDGTAHARLARVAPYIPEGIRVEFESILNMLPERPAAAVPRDEASDESRAGAAEPGEEGAADADAPISDEPPLTREEARRIAAEEAHRALADRARRESSAAGGMMGTGWSAITTLFGRAAQVLLLLFLIPFYFFFFSVGYPSIMRFGHTLIPVRHRHRVVTLVGKMDRVVAGFVRGRITICAICGVLLAIGWWAAGVPYGFVLGLAVGVMFLVPYLSGIGLPLAILLLFFERLGDADRAGAWWVWVILWPSAVYGFVQLVETYILTPKIAGKATNLDPVTVIVAVLAGGSLLGVYGMLLAIPLAACGKIMLTDVVMPAVNAWLKGERPDPLPIDPGGGTS; via the coding sequence GTGAGCAAGCGCGGCGAGAAGCCATCCACCGCCTCCGACAAGCCGGTCACGCCGGAGGGAACGCCCTTTCACCGTCTGCACATCTGGCAGATTCAGGCCTGCCGCGACGTGCTCTTCGTGGCGGCGGTGGTGGGCGTCTTCTGGCTTGGCTACGTCCTCAGCGCTGTCACCGTGCCCCTGCTGGTGGCGCTGCTGCTGGCGTACCTGTTCGAGCCGCTCATCGGCTGGATGTGCCGGCGCCCCCGGCTGGCCCACTCGCGACTTCACGCCGTCATCACGCTCATGCTGACGGCGGGAGCGGTGGTCATGCTCATCGCTTCGCTGGTGCTGCCGATCGTGGTGGGCCAGTCGATCCGCTTCGTGAACGAGGTGCGCGACGGCACCGCTCATGCCCGGCTGGCCCGCGTCGCGCCGTACATCCCTGAGGGGATTCGCGTCGAGTTCGAGAGCATTCTCAACATGCTCCCGGAGCGCCCCGCCGCGGCGGTCCCGCGTGATGAGGCAAGCGATGAATCAAGGGCCGGCGCGGCCGAGCCGGGAGAAGAAGGCGCGGCTGACGCCGACGCACCCATCTCCGACGAGCCGCCGCTGACGCGCGAGGAAGCGCGTCGAATCGCCGCCGAGGAGGCCCACCGCGCCCTGGCCGATCGAGCCAGGCGCGAGTCATCCGCCGCGGGCGGCATGATGGGCACCGGCTGGAGCGCCATCACCACCCTGTTCGGTCGGGCCGCCCAGGTGCTCCTGCTCCTCTTTCTCATTCCGTTCTACTTCTTCTTCTTCAGCGTCGGCTACCCGTCGATCATGCGCTTCGGCCACACGCTGATTCCCGTGAGGCATCGCCACCGCGTGGTCACCCTGGTGGGCAAGATGGACCGCGTGGTGGCGGGATTCGTGCGCGGGCGCATCACCATCTGCGCCATCTGCGGCGTGCTGCTGGCGATCGGCTGGTGGGCGGCGGGCGTGCCCTACGGCTTCGTGCTGGGGCTGGCGGTGGGCGTCATGTTCCTCGTTCCCTACCTCAGCGGCATCGGTCTGCCGCTGGCGATCCTGCTTCTCTTCTTCGAGCGGCTCGGCGACGCCGACCGCGCCGGCGCGTGGTGGGTGTGGGTGATTCTCTGGCCCAGCGCGGTCTATGGCTTCGTGCAACTTGTCGAAACCTACATCCTCACGCCCAAGATCGCCGGAAAGGCGACGAATCTCGATCCCGTCACCGTGATCGTGGCCGTGCTGGCCGGCGGCTCACTGCTGGGGGTGTACGGCATGCTGCTGGCGATTCCTCTGGCGGCGTGCGGCAAGATCATGCTGACCGACGTGGTGATGCCCGCCGTCAACGCCTGGCTCAAGGGCGAGCGACCCGACCCGCTGCCCATCGATCCCGGAGGGGGGACGTCGTAG